Sequence from the Bacillus thuringiensis genome:
CAGTTATTTCTTCACGCATATTCATAAGTAATCCTGTTCGGTTCACCTTTAATACATGACAAAGGACAATTTCTCCCGCATTTTCATCTCGTCCATTTTCCTGTAAAAAAGAAGAAGCCCATTTCAGGGCTTCATAGACACGCATTACTCAGCTGCCTCCATCTTTTGAGCCTGATCTTCCATCACTAAGGCATTGATGAAATCATCTAACTTACCTTGTAAGATTTGATCTAGCTTTTGAATCGTTAAACCGATTCGATGGTCTGTAACACGGTTTTGCGGGAAGTTATACGTACGAATACGCTCTGAACGATCACCTGTACCAACAGCTTGTTTACGGTTTTGATCATACTCAGCTTGTGCTTCTTGTCTAAACTTATCATAAACACGTGCGCGTAATACTTTCATCGCTTTTTCTTTATTCTTAATTTGTGACTTCTCATCCTGACATGATACAACTACACCAGTCGGTAAATGCGTTAAACGTACCGCTGACATCGTTGTATTAACGCTCTGTCCACCAGGACCACTAGAAGCGAATGTATCAACACGAACATCTTTCTCATGAATATCGATTTCTACTTCTTCTGCCTCTGGTAATACAGCTACAGTTGCTGTAGATGTATGAATACGGCCACCAGATTCCGTTTCAGGAACACGTTGTACACGGTGCGCACCATTCTCGAATTTCAGCTTCGCGAAAGCACCTTTACCGTTAATCATAAAGATAATCTCTTTATATCCACCTAACTCTGTATAGCTAGCCTCAATAATCTCCGTTTTCCAGCCCTGTACCTCAGCGTAACGGCTATACATACGGTATAAGTCACCAGCAAATAAAGCTGCCTCGTCGCCACCAGCAGCTCCACGAACCTCAACGATAACGTTCTTATCATCATTAGGGTCTTTTGGAACAAGTAAAATTTTCAGACGCTCTGATAACGTTTTATCTTGCCCTTCCAATTCAGAAACCTCTTCTTTTACCATTTCACGCATCTCAGCGTCTAACTTATCTTCTAACATTGCTTTCGCATCTTTTAATTGCTCACGAACATCTTTATACTCACGATACACCTCTACCGTTTCCTGTATATCAGATTGTTCCTTTGAATATTCACGAAGCTTATTTGTATCACTAATAACCTCTGGGTCACTTAACAATTCATTTAACTTCTCATAACGATTTTCAACAGCTTGCAAACGATCTAACACATCATTCACCTCTACATCCTAGTATCTAATACAAATAGTATATGGTACTTACTCAAAAAAACGCAAATTATATTTAAAAGCGCAAGCGGCTTGCACCGCCCACTCTCTCTATTCTGAAAAAAACCCGCCTTGCGCAGCGAGTTTTACTTATCTTTGTTTGCAGGAACTGCATGACAATGACGACAACGTGGTTCATATGATTCTGAAGCTCCAACTAAAATAATCGGATCATCGAATGCCGCTGGCTCTCCATCAATTAATCGTTGTGTACGACTTGCTGGAGATCCACATACAGAACATACCGCTTGTAGTTTTGTTACATGTTCAGCAATCGCCATCAGCTGAGGAACTTGTCCAAATGGTAGACCACGGAAATCTTGGTCTAAACCAGCTACAATGACACGATAGCCACGAT
This genomic interval carries:
- the prfA gene encoding peptide chain release factor 1 produces the protein MLDRLQAVENRYEKLNELLSDPEVISDTNKLREYSKEQSDIQETVEVYREYKDVREQLKDAKAMLEDKLDAEMREMVKEEVSELEGQDKTLSERLKILLVPKDPNDDKNVIVEVRGAAGGDEAALFAGDLYRMYSRYAEVQGWKTEIIEASYTELGGYKEIIFMINGKGAFAKLKFENGAHRVQRVPETESGGRIHTSTATVAVLPEAEEVEIDIHEKDVRVDTFASSGPGGQSVNTTMSAVRLTHLPTGVVVSCQDEKSQIKNKEKAMKVLRARVYDKFRQEAQAEYDQNRKQAVGTGDRSERIRTYNFPQNRVTDHRIGLTIQKLDQILQGKLDDFINALVMEDQAQKMEAAE